The following coding sequences are from one Portunus trituberculatus isolate SZX2019 chromosome 6, ASM1759143v1, whole genome shotgun sequence window:
- the LOC123518199 gene encoding uncharacterized protein LOC123518199 isoform X1: MNYGTQNVDTMATVPDRTTTTSVPCGIQTSNPKIGQESAGMCHSAAYGTVTINTSLIQGPESASGAAHTTQTHTTNTTKKRIRKRKKPEEMVKKTRKYEQGPLSDHLEERKRLDAIRAKRCRERNRNDVMALKEKLALVEEEKGAMAKEIAQREAYEGVLRKLLWEKTGIAVLPYASPSPSPSSSSSNKMALPQLQTTG, from the exons ATGAACTATGGCACTCAGAATGTTGACACAATGGCCACAGTGCCAGATAGGACCACTACCACCTCTGTCCCATGTGGCATCCAGACTTCAAACCCCAAAATAGGACAGGAGAGTGCCGGAATGTGCCACTCTGCAGCTTATGGCACTGTCACCATCAACACGTCGCTGATACAAGGCCCGGAGAGTGCCAGTGGTGCTGCCcataccacacaaacacacaccacaaacaccacaaagaaACGGATTAGAAAACGGAAGAAACCAGaggaaatggtgaaaaaaacaagaaaatatgaacagGGACCTCTCAGCGATCAcctggaggagaggaaacgcCTGGACGCCATCAGGGCCAAGAGGTGCCGTGAGAGGAACAGAAAcgacgtcatggcactgaaggagaAGCTGgcactggtggaggaggagaagggtgccATGGCGAAGGAAATAGCACAACGGGAGGCTTACGAGGGGGTCCTTCGGAAACTGTTGTGGGAGAAGACTGGTATTGCTGTACTTCCCTatgcctccccctccccctccccctcctcctcctccag CAATAAGATGGCACTACCTCAGCTGCAGACCActggatga
- the LOC123518199 gene encoding uncharacterized protein LOC123518199 isoform X2 yields MNYGTQNVDTMATVPDRTTTTSVPCGIQTSNPKIGQESAGMCHSAAYGTVTINTSLIQGPESASGAAHTTQTHTTNTTKKRIRKRKKPEEMVKKTRKYEQGPLSDHLEERKRLDAIRAKRCRERNRNDVMALKEKLALVEEEKGAMAKEIAQREAYEGVLRKLLWEKTGIAVLPYASPSPSSSNKMALPQLQTTG; encoded by the exons ATGAACTATGGCACTCAGAATGTTGACACAATGGCCACAGTGCCAGATAGGACCACTACCACCTCTGTCCCATGTGGCATCCAGACTTCAAACCCCAAAATAGGACAGGAGAGTGCCGGAATGTGCCACTCTGCAGCTTATGGCACTGTCACCATCAACACGTCGCTGATACAAGGCCCGGAGAGTGCCAGTGGTGCTGCCcataccacacaaacacacaccacaaacaccacaaagaaACGGATTAGAAAACGGAAGAAACCAGaggaaatggtgaaaaaaacaagaaaatatgaacagGGACCTCTCAGCGATCAcctggaggagaggaaacgcCTGGACGCCATCAGGGCCAAGAGGTGCCGTGAGAGGAACAGAAAcgacgtcatggcactgaaggagaAGCTGgcactggtggaggaggagaagggtgccATGGCGAAGGAAATAGCACAACGGGAGGCTTACGAGGGGGTCCTTCGGAAACTGTTGTGGGAGAAGACTGGTATTGCTGTACTTCCCTatgcctccccctccccctcc TCCAGCAATAAGATGGCACTACCTCAGCTGCAGACCActggatga